A single Triticum dicoccoides isolate Atlit2015 ecotype Zavitan chromosome 2A, WEW_v2.0, whole genome shotgun sequence DNA region contains:
- the LOC119357102 gene encoding uncharacterized protein LOC119357102 isoform X1, whose amino-acid sequence MGDAGASTFDPLLRRGANTSGPCDGKEDAMSGQMLKRGVKAMPTEDHIRGNPKKQLNLTEVLAEAVKCAQVLKTDELITDTRVKEAFAELMNKVYPCLPESLQDQLIADFRLNILRRAQEKNTPPVELMDGEQEKNFLRKKGARTNTLWIIEKLVLLVGVCCFVYLMSLYVTGY is encoded by the exons ATGGGGGACGCCGGCGCTTCCACCTTCGATCCGCTCCTCCGGCGCGGCGCAAACACTTCCG GCCCCTGCGATGGAAAGGAGGATGCAATGTCGGGACAAATGCTTAAGCGAGGGGTAAAGGCGATGCCCACAGAAGACCACATAAG AGGGAATCCAAAGAAGCAGCTAAATTTGACCGAAGTGTTGGCTGAGGCAGTGAAGTGTGCTCAAGTTCTCAAGACTGATGAATTGATTACTGACACTAGAGTTAAGGAAGCTTTTGCAGAGCTGATGAATAAAGTGTACCCGTGTCTACCTGAGAGCCTACAGGATCAACTGATTGCTGATTTCAGACTCAACATCCTCCGTCGGGCGCAAGAGAAAAATACCCCCCCGGTTGAGTTGATGGATGGTgaacaggagaagaacttcctcAGGAAAAAAGGAGCTCGTACCAATACCTTGTGGATTATAGAAAAGCTAGTCTTGTTAGTTGGCGTATGCTGCTTCGTGTACCTCATGAGCCTCTATGTCACTGGGTACTGA